One region of Daphnia pulicaria isolate SC F1-1A chromosome 7, SC_F0-13Bv2, whole genome shotgun sequence genomic DNA includes:
- the LOC124349284 gene encoding probable sodium/potassium/calcium exchanger CG1090 yields MSFQQPTEARSVGPVFARCKRANRRRCMWAYLVGLSVLALILVTSHLPRSGFNPTTFVDNDDPIESVGLWRRHLLANEEKRTSTATPILDPFAGINCTPPAIEEFPRPGIPQYVRVKGGLVVHLLVSAYMFLGLSIVCDDYFVPALERMVESLHMSQDVAGATFMAAGSSAPELATAVIGVFIAKDDIGISGVIGSAVFNIMFVISVCALFSGGVIYLNWWPLVRDCIAYFVAIFALLFTIYNEVVTWYESTIFLMLYVAYCVMMVYNSQLERWANTLPIPIPDYARRLPGGENASLMPYKNLDSEAGGISGPAGKLYSDERSPDSVKSSIDGNVGPSDAGGTSGPSISKIKEEEAERFSPWVPPVEFLDRITWAICLPLRAAAYYTMPNCRLEKWGSWFLVSFFISMLWISIFSYVMVWMITIIGFTMGIPDTVMGLTFVAAGVSIPDILTSLAVAREGYGDMATSNAIGSNVFDILICLGLPWFLQTAVVDPGSVVRVISKGLTYSTLSLLSTIVFLLGATHLNGWKLDRKYGVALLGWYLFFMIIASMYEMNIFGYFNPPECDSEF; encoded by the exons ATGTCATTCCAACAACCG ACAGAGGCGAGGAGTGTCGGACCAGTTTTTGCGAGATGCAAGCGTGCCAACCGCCGGAGATGCATGTGGGCTTATCTGGTTGGACTTAGTGTTCTTGCGCTGATCCTGGTGACATCACATCTACCTCGTTCTGGCTTCAATCCCACGACTTTTGTCGATAATGATGACCCAATCGAAAGCG TTGGGCTTTGGAGACGCCATTTGTTGGcaaacgaagaaaaacgaacatcGACTGCAACGCCAATTTTAGATCCGTTCGCCGGAATCAACTGCACTCCTCCGGCTATTGAAGAATTTCCAAGGCCAGGCATCCCGCAGTATGTCCGAGTCAAGGGTGGTCTCGTGGTCCACTTGCTCGTTTCCGCTTACATGTTCCTGGGTCTATCCATCGTCTGCGATGACTACTTCGTTCCTGCACTCGAAAGGATGGTGGAAT CCCTGCACATGTCTCAAGATGTGGCGGGAGCTACTTTTATGGCAGCTGGTTCATCCGCTCCAGAACTTGCAACTGCAGTGATTGGAGTATTCATAGCCAAG GATGACATAGGTATCAGTGGCGTGATTGGCTCTGCCGTCTTCaatatcatgtttgttatcaGCGTGTGCGCCCTCTTTTCCGGAGGTGTCATCTATCTGAATTGGTGGCCGCTTGTTCGTGACTGCATCGCTTATTTCGTGGCCATATTTGCTCTTCTCTTCACCATCTACAATGAAGTTGTCACATG GTACGAGTCGACCATTTTCCTGATGCTCTACGTGGCCTATTGTGTAATGATGGTCTACAACTCTCAACTGGAGCGATGGGCAAACACTTTGCCTATTCCTATTCCCGACTACGCCCGTAGACTTCCCGGTGGGGAAAACGCGTCGCTGATGCCCTACAAGAATCTTGACTCGGAGGCAGGTGGCATTAGTGGCCCCGCTGGGAAACTCTACTCCGACGAAAGATCCCCCG ATTCTGTGAAATCTTCGATTGACGGAAATGTTGGTCCCAGTGACGCTGGAGGCACTTCCGGCCCTTCGATCAGCAAGATTAAAGAGGAGGAGGCAGAGCGATTTTCGCCGTGGGTACCACCAGTAGAATTTCTAGACCGGATCACGTGGGCCATCTGCCTGCCGTTGCGTGCTGCTGCTTACTACACGATGCCCAACTGCCGTTTAGAGAAATGGGGCAGTTGGttccttgtttcttttttcatcagcaTGCTCTGGATTTCCATCTTTTCCTACGTCATGGTCTGGATGATCACTATTATTG GTTTCACTATGGGAATTCCGGATACTGTGATGGGATTGACGTTTGTGGCTGCTGGTGTCAGTATTCCCGACATTCTAACCAGTTTGGCTGTTGCCAGAGAAG GTTACGGTGACATGGCTACATCCAACGCCATCGGCAGCAACGTTTTCGATATTCTCATTTGTCTGGGGCTACCTTGGTTTCTTCAAACGGCCGTCGTTGATCCGGGAAGTGTAGTTCGAGTCATCAGCAAAG GATTAACATATTCAACCCTATCATTGCTGTCAACCattgttttcttgttgggCGCCACTCATCTGAATGGCTGGAAGCTGGATCGCAAATACGGAGTTGCCCTTCTGGGGTGGTATTTGTTCTTCATGATCATCGCTTCTA TGTACGAGATGAACATCTTTGGCTACTTTAACCCACCGGAATGTGACAGCGAATTTTGA
- the LOC124349303 gene encoding eukaryotic translation initiation factor 4E type 2-like isoform X2, with translation MALNNNKFDALNNSEDSDDDETSFSEERKKKDLILQPIQVPREEHPLQYTYCLWFSRRAPGKHAAPQSFDQNLRMVGRFASVEQFWSYYCHLVRPCELSGHSDFHLFKDGIKPMWEDDANRCGGKWIVRLRKGLASRCWENLILAMLGEQFMVGDEICGAVVSIRFAEDIISVWNRIASDQATTNRIRDTLRRVLNLPPNTILEYKNHTDSLKDNSSFRNTDVFVR, from the exons ATGGCCcttaataacaataaatttgatgc GTTGAACAACAGCGAAGACAGTGATGACGACGAAACTTCATTCagcgaagaaagaaagaaaaaggatttaATTTTG CAACCTATTCAAGTTCCTCGAGAAGAACATCCACTCCA ATACACATACTGTTTGTGGTTTAGTCGGAGAGCTCCTGGAAAACATGCAGCACCCCAAAGCTTTGATCAGAATCTAAGAATGGTTGGACGTTTTGCTTCTGTAGAACAGTTTTGGTCATACTATTGCCATCTGGTCAGGCCTTGTGAACTCTCTGGTCACAGTgactttcatttatttaaagatggAATCAAACCAATGTGGGAG GATGATGCCAATCGTTGTGGTGGTAAATGGATTGTGCGTCTTCGAAAAGGTTTAGCCTCACGTTGTTGGGAGAACTTAATATTAGCTATGTTAGGCGAACAATTTATGGTAGGCGACGAAATATGTGGAGCTGTCGTCTCAATTCGATTTGct gaGGATATTATTTCGGTATGGAATCGAATTGCAAGTGATCAGGCTACTACCAACCGAATTCGAGATACTCTTCGTCGAGTCTTAAACCTTCCACCGAACACAATACTTGAATACAAAAACCACACGGATTCTCTAAA GGACAATTCCAGTTTTCGGAATACCGATGTCTTTGTCCGATAA
- the LOC124349303 gene encoding eukaryotic translation initiation factor 4E type 2-like isoform X1, whose product MALNNNKFDALNNSEDSDDDETSFSEERKKKDLILANFFQQPIQVPREEHPLQYTYCLWFSRRAPGKHAAPQSFDQNLRMVGRFASVEQFWSYYCHLVRPCELSGHSDFHLFKDGIKPMWEDDANRCGGKWIVRLRKGLASRCWENLILAMLGEQFMVGDEICGAVVSIRFAEDIISVWNRIASDQATTNRIRDTLRRVLNLPPNTILEYKNHTDSLKDNSSFRNTDVFVR is encoded by the exons ATGGCCcttaataacaataaatttgatgc GTTGAACAACAGCGAAGACAGTGATGACGACGAAACTTCATTCagcgaagaaagaaagaaaaaggatttaATTTTG GCTAATTTTTTTCAGCAACCTATTCAAGTTCCTCGAGAAGAACATCCACTCCA ATACACATACTGTTTGTGGTTTAGTCGGAGAGCTCCTGGAAAACATGCAGCACCCCAAAGCTTTGATCAGAATCTAAGAATGGTTGGACGTTTTGCTTCTGTAGAACAGTTTTGGTCATACTATTGCCATCTGGTCAGGCCTTGTGAACTCTCTGGTCACAGTgactttcatttatttaaagatggAATCAAACCAATGTGGGAG GATGATGCCAATCGTTGTGGTGGTAAATGGATTGTGCGTCTTCGAAAAGGTTTAGCCTCACGTTGTTGGGAGAACTTAATATTAGCTATGTTAGGCGAACAATTTATGGTAGGCGACGAAATATGTGGAGCTGTCGTCTCAATTCGATTTGct gaGGATATTATTTCGGTATGGAATCGAATTGCAAGTGATCAGGCTACTACCAACCGAATTCGAGATACTCTTCGTCGAGTCTTAAACCTTCCACCGAACACAATACTTGAATACAAAAACCACACGGATTCTCTAAA GGACAATTCCAGTTTTCGGAATACCGATGTCTTTGTCCGATAA
- the LOC124349285 gene encoding H/ACA ribonucleoprotein complex subunit 4-like isoform X1: protein MHSSEVLGEKQSGKKSRKSLGDIQGDSDFVLEPSEKPVAKLDCSQWPLLLKNFDKLNTRTNHYTPLPSGCSPLKRPIKDYIHGGFINLDKPSNPSSHEVVAWIKRILRCEKTGHSGTLDPKVTGCLIVCIDRATRLVKSQQGAGKEYVAIFKLHSAVEDNNQIPRALEKLTGALFQRPPLISAVKRQLRVRTIYESKFYEYDAERQMGIYWVSCEAGTYVRTHCVHLGLVLGVGAQMAELRRVRSGIQSEKEGLMTMHDVIDAQWLHDNHKDETYLRRVIRPLEALMMSHKRIIMKDSAVNAVCYGAKIMLPGVLRYENGIELNEEIVIVTTKGEAVALAIALMTTTTMASCDHGIVAKIKRVVMERDTYPRKWGLGPKASVKKGMVKQGLLDKFGKPNDKTPKDWLTSYVDLNVKKEKVEPTEDAEARKRKLSETGAVADPLSESMTETKEKKKKKKDKDREPQGNESILDATVESVPETKEKKKKKKDKTAENEDLSIAMDTSTNKEESAKKKKKKKDVDREDD from the exons ATGCATTCATCTG AAGTCCTAGGAGAGAAACAAAGTGGAAAGAAGTCAAGAAAGTCCTTGGGAGATATTCAAGGAGATTCAGACTTTGTGTTGGAGCCATCAGAAAAACCAGTAGCAAAATTGGACTGTTCACAATGGCCACTGTTACTAAAG aattttgacAAGTTGAACACAAGGACAAATCATTATACACCTCTTCCAAGTGGTTGTTCACCATTGAAGAGGCCAATTAAAGATTATATTCATGGCGGTTTTATTAATCTTGACAAGCCATCTAACCCCAGCTCTCACGAAGTAGTTGCCTGGATTAAGAGGATTCTAAGATGTGAAAAGACGGGTCATTCAGGAACATTGGACCCTAAAGTTACAG GGTGTTTGATTGTTTGCATTGATCGTGCTACAAGGCTGGTCAAATCTCAGCAGGGAGCTGGCAAAGAGTACGTTGCTATATTTAAGCTTCATTCTGCAGTTGAAGATAATAATCAG atTCCCCGAGCTCTTGAGAAGTTGACTGGAGCTTTGTTCCAGCGTCCGCCACTGATCTCGGCTGTTAAGCGACAACTTCGTGTGCGAACCATTTACGAGAGTAAATTTTACGAGTACGATGCCGAGAGACAAATGGGTATCTATTGGGTTAGCTGTGAAGCCGGAACTTACGTTCGTACCCACTGTGTCCATCTCGGTTTGGTGCTAGGCGTAGGAGCCCAGATGGCGGAACTCAGAAGAGTTCGTTCTG gtatccaaagtgaaaaagaaggGTTAATGACTATGCACGATGTAATCGATGCGCAGTGGTTACATGATAATCATAAGGACGAAACATATCTGCGGCGGGTTATTCGTCCATTAGAGGCATTGATGATGTCTCACAAGCGAATAATCATGAAAGACAGTGCT gTTAATGCCGTTTGCTATGGAGCTAAAATCATGTTGCCTGGTGTATTGCGGTACGAAAATGGTATCGAACTAAATGAAGAGATTGTCATAGTAACAACCAAAGGTGAAGCAGTGGCTCTCGCTATTGCTTTGATGACGACAACAACCATGGCTTCATGTGATCATGGCATTGTTGCCAAAATTAAACGTGTTGTCATGGAGCGTGACACTTATCCCAGGAAATGGGGACTTGGACCTAAA gcTTCCGTCAAGAAGGGTATGGTGAAACAAggactcttggataagtttgGTAAACCTAATGACAAGACACCTAAAGATTGGTTGACTTCTTATGTAGACCTAAA cgttaaaaaagaaaaggttgaACCAACTGAAGATGCTGAGGcacgaaaaagaaagttgagtgAAACGGGCGCCGTTGCTGATCCGTTGTCAGAATCCATGACGGAAaccaaggagaagaaaaagaagaaaaaggacaaagATCGG GAGCCGCAGGGTAATGAAAGCATTCTTGATGCTACCGTAGAATCGGTTCCTGAAaccaaagagaagaaaaagaagaagaaagataaaaCAGCTGAAAATGAAGACCTTTCAATTGCAATGGACACATCAACAAACAAG GAGGAGTctgccaagaaaaaaaagaaaaagaaagatgtcGATCGGGAAGATGATTAA
- the LOC124349285 gene encoding H/ACA ribonucleoprotein complex subunit 4-like isoform X2 — protein sequence MHSSVLGEKQSGKKSRKSLGDIQGDSDFVLEPSEKPVAKLDCSQWPLLLKNFDKLNTRTNHYTPLPSGCSPLKRPIKDYIHGGFINLDKPSNPSSHEVVAWIKRILRCEKTGHSGTLDPKVTGCLIVCIDRATRLVKSQQGAGKEYVAIFKLHSAVEDNNQIPRALEKLTGALFQRPPLISAVKRQLRVRTIYESKFYEYDAERQMGIYWVSCEAGTYVRTHCVHLGLVLGVGAQMAELRRVRSGIQSEKEGLMTMHDVIDAQWLHDNHKDETYLRRVIRPLEALMMSHKRIIMKDSAVNAVCYGAKIMLPGVLRYENGIELNEEIVIVTTKGEAVALAIALMTTTTMASCDHGIVAKIKRVVMERDTYPRKWGLGPKASVKKGMVKQGLLDKFGKPNDKTPKDWLTSYVDLNVKKEKVEPTEDAEARKRKLSETGAVADPLSESMTETKEKKKKKKDKDREPQGNESILDATVESVPETKEKKKKKKDKTAENEDLSIAMDTSTNKEESAKKKKKKKDVDREDD from the exons ATGCATTCATCTG TCCTAGGAGAGAAACAAAGTGGAAAGAAGTCAAGAAAGTCCTTGGGAGATATTCAAGGAGATTCAGACTTTGTGTTGGAGCCATCAGAAAAACCAGTAGCAAAATTGGACTGTTCACAATGGCCACTGTTACTAAAG aattttgacAAGTTGAACACAAGGACAAATCATTATACACCTCTTCCAAGTGGTTGTTCACCATTGAAGAGGCCAATTAAAGATTATATTCATGGCGGTTTTATTAATCTTGACAAGCCATCTAACCCCAGCTCTCACGAAGTAGTTGCCTGGATTAAGAGGATTCTAAGATGTGAAAAGACGGGTCATTCAGGAACATTGGACCCTAAAGTTACAG GGTGTTTGATTGTTTGCATTGATCGTGCTACAAGGCTGGTCAAATCTCAGCAGGGAGCTGGCAAAGAGTACGTTGCTATATTTAAGCTTCATTCTGCAGTTGAAGATAATAATCAG atTCCCCGAGCTCTTGAGAAGTTGACTGGAGCTTTGTTCCAGCGTCCGCCACTGATCTCGGCTGTTAAGCGACAACTTCGTGTGCGAACCATTTACGAGAGTAAATTTTACGAGTACGATGCCGAGAGACAAATGGGTATCTATTGGGTTAGCTGTGAAGCCGGAACTTACGTTCGTACCCACTGTGTCCATCTCGGTTTGGTGCTAGGCGTAGGAGCCCAGATGGCGGAACTCAGAAGAGTTCGTTCTG gtatccaaagtgaaaaagaaggGTTAATGACTATGCACGATGTAATCGATGCGCAGTGGTTACATGATAATCATAAGGACGAAACATATCTGCGGCGGGTTATTCGTCCATTAGAGGCATTGATGATGTCTCACAAGCGAATAATCATGAAAGACAGTGCT gTTAATGCCGTTTGCTATGGAGCTAAAATCATGTTGCCTGGTGTATTGCGGTACGAAAATGGTATCGAACTAAATGAAGAGATTGTCATAGTAACAACCAAAGGTGAAGCAGTGGCTCTCGCTATTGCTTTGATGACGACAACAACCATGGCTTCATGTGATCATGGCATTGTTGCCAAAATTAAACGTGTTGTCATGGAGCGTGACACTTATCCCAGGAAATGGGGACTTGGACCTAAA gcTTCCGTCAAGAAGGGTATGGTGAAACAAggactcttggataagtttgGTAAACCTAATGACAAGACACCTAAAGATTGGTTGACTTCTTATGTAGACCTAAA cgttaaaaaagaaaaggttgaACCAACTGAAGATGCTGAGGcacgaaaaagaaagttgagtgAAACGGGCGCCGTTGCTGATCCGTTGTCAGAATCCATGACGGAAaccaaggagaagaaaaagaagaaaaaggacaaagATCGG GAGCCGCAGGGTAATGAAAGCATTCTTGATGCTACCGTAGAATCGGTTCCTGAAaccaaagagaagaaaaagaagaagaaagataaaaCAGCTGAAAATGAAGACCTTTCAATTGCAATGGACACATCAACAAACAAG GAGGAGTctgccaagaaaaaaaagaaaaagaaagatgtcGATCGGGAAGATGATTAA
- the LOC124349309 gene encoding chromatin complexes subunit BAP18-like, which produces MNSANKVADIFGAAGLAFSTLGKLTMQLHSSENANAGSKWSEDEIEMLRSSIKRFGEDLEKISEHIKDKTVTQIHGSLKKKTFEAAGIPLSKVISQPVVQPSPLQNINSSPQQAVVVVQQQPQMINNKSTAEVTLNMLNASENEVDVEGLNFEGANEVVTS; this is translated from the exons ATGAACTCTGCTAATAAGGTTGCCGATATATTTGGAGCTGCAGGATTAG CTTTCAGTACGTTGGGGAAATTGACCATGCAGCTACATTCCTCAGAAAATGCCAATGCTGg GTCAAAATGGAGtgaagatgaaattgaaatgttgAGAAGTTCCATTAAGCGCTTTGGAGAAGATCTTGAAAAGATTTCTGAACATATTAAAGACAAGACGGT GACACAAATTCATGGtagtttgaagaaaaaaacttttgaggCAGCAGGTATTCCTTTGTCTAAAGTCATCAGCCAACCAGTTGTTCAACCAAGTCCACTCCAGAATATTAATTCAAGTCCTCAGCAAGCAGTTGTAGTTGTTCAACAACAGCCCCAAATGATTAATAACAAGTCGACAGCTGAAGTGACATTGAACATGTTAAATGCCTCTGAAAATGAAGTTGATGTTGAAGGGTTAAATTTTGAAGGAGCAAATGAAGTTGTCACATCTTAA
- the LOC124349293 gene encoding nucleolar protein dao-5-like yields the protein MSMADISKEDLRKEIDGILEGADLDTLSSKKVRQQLEEKLKFDLSDRKKEIDEMVMEAVEKKPHIEDDTSPKSKREDAKEESNKEPAAKKKKPAKLDQSVDEEDENSESEGDDDEEEEEDDEDEDEYIPDKEEVSPKKRPARQQERRQPARKAPSESPEAKIKARPARSIAEEKKSKAPITKTKSSDSEGKSAESEESEEESGSDVAPAPPPKKAPTPRGRKPQSKPVPVDEDSEESDTAPKKVTPKKRQQESGSEYEEFDEENSESSDGGSDESYSPGKKSPGKKRGRSAGRGAVGGKKKRADSSDPDDSDEDWKKASKKKRGTPAKKGEGSTTAKARTPKGGVKAVKLSPELSDIMGTESMPRPEVVKKMWSIIKERNLYDPKNKQFAVCDEQLQKVFGVKRFRTFGMMKYLKAHFID from the exons ATGAGCATGGCTGATATAAGTAAAGAAGacttaagaaaagaaattgatg GCATCCTTGAAGGGGCTGATTTAGACACACTGTCTTCTAAAAAAGTTCGGCAACAGTTGgaggaaaaactaaaattcgACCTCAGTGACAG gaaaaaggaaattgatgAAATGGTCATGGAGGCAGTAGAAAAGAAACCCCATATAGAAGACGATACATCCCCTAAAAGTAAACGAGAAGATGCCAAAGAGGAATCTAATAAAGAGCCTgcagcaaagaagaagaaacctgcAAAACTGGACCAAT CTGTGGATGAAGAGGATGAAAACTCAGAAAGTGaaggagatgatgatgaagaagaagaggaagatgatgaagatgaagatgagtACATACCTGATAAAGAAGAAGTTTCTCCTAAAAAAAGACCAGCAAGACAACAAGAAAGGCGCCAGCCTGCCCGGAAAGCACCATCGGAAAGCCCT gaagcaaaaataaaagcgcgACCTGCTCGATCAAttgctgaagaaaagaaatccaaagCCCCAATCACCAAAACCAAATCTAGTGATTCGGAGGGGAAGTCAGCG GAATCTGAAGAATCTGAGGAAGAATCGGGATCGGACGTTGCCCCAGCaccaccccccaaaaaagcacCAACACCCCGTGGAAGAAAGCCTCAATCTAAACCCGTCCCAGTG GACGAGGACAGCGAAGAAAGTGATACTGCTCCTAAAAAAGTAACGCCTAAGAAACGTCAACAAGAGTCTGGCAGTGAATACGAAGAGTTTGACGAAGAAAACTCCGAAAGTAGC GATGGAGGTAGTGATGAGTCGTACAGTCCAGGAAAGAAGTCtcctgggaaaaaaagaggtcGAAGTGCTGGAAGGGGGGCTGTTGGCGGTAAGAAGAAGCGTGCTGATAGTTCGGATCCCGATGACTCCGATGAAGACTGGAAAAAAgcctccaaaaagaaaagaggaacccCAGCCAAGAAAGGAGAAGGTTCTACGACTGCTAAAGCAAGAACACCAAAGGGAGGAGTAAAAGCTGTTAAACTTAGTCCTGAGTTGTCAGATATTATGGGAACCGAGTCCATGCCTCGTCCGgaagttgtaaaaaaaatgtggtctATAATCAAGGAAAGAAACCTATAT GATCCCAAGAACAAACAGTTTGCGGTTTGTGACGAACAATTACAGAAAGTTTTTG GCGTTAAGAGATTTCGTACATTCGGCATGATGAAGTACCTCAAAGCTCATTTCATTGATTAA